The Alkalihalophilus pseudofirmus nucleotide sequence ACAGCCATACGTACGGATGTGAAATGTCTTCCCACTGCCTATTCCTTGCATGGATTCAGGAATTAAATCATCTGGTCTAAGGACTTGTACATCTTCCTTCCCTCGACGCTTCCCTTGCTTATAATCAGGCTGATCAGTGATTTGGATATCACGGCCTTGAATACGAATAATTTTTTTATTTTCTTCTTCTGAAATAATTTTTGCATTAGAGAAATCGAAATACTTACTGTAATCTTTTTTTGCACCGTCTGAGGATTTTACGTCCTGTTCGGATTGACTTTCTGTATTTCCTAAGCGTCCTAAACGCTGATCTTCATTCATCGTTCTATCTCCTTCCACCTGAATCGATCAGAAACGTTCCAATTGCAATCGTTTAATCATATTATCCTAATACATAGTTCAATTGTATATTATAAAGATGTTTCTTGTGAAAAACAATGAAACTTGTATGACATCAATGCCTTCTCTGTATAGAAAAGAGTCTGGCATATGCCAGACTCTTTATTCTTACATAAATTCAGCCATCATTTTATTGAATTTCTCTTCATCTAAAGCGAGGTCCTGAGCAGCTAATGGCTGGTCTGAATAGCCATCTAGAAGCTCTTGGTATGAAGGCTGTTGACTATTTTGATAGATTAACCCTGTTACTAATCCATTATGCTGCATCAGCGTCTGCATTGCAGTCATACGGTTAGATGCATCATACTCTTCCACATCGCTTAACTTCGTGATATTTTGTTTAAACCAATCATACGTATTCACCTTGTTAAATGTCACACATGGACTGAAAACGTTAATTAAAGAGAAGCCCTTATGGTTGATTCCTTGCTCAATTAATGACGTTAGTTCTTTAAGATCACTTGAGAAGCTTTGCGCCACAAACGTAGCACCTGCTGTAAGAGCCATTTCCATAACATTAAGAGCTGATTCAACAGAACCGTTTGGTGTACTCTTTGTTTTAAATCCGACATCACTACGAGGAGACGTCTGGCCTTTTGTTAGACCGTAAATTTGGTTATCCATGACGATATAGGTCACGTCAATATTACGGCGGATTGCATGGATCGTGTGTCCCATCCCAATTGCGAATCCATCTCCGTCACCGCCGGATGCAATAACCGTTAAGTCCTTATTAGCCATCTTTACTCCTTGAGCAATCGGCAAGGCACGGCCATGGACCCCATGAAGACCATATGCATTAATATAGCCTGAAATACGTCCTGAACATCCGATCCCTGATACTACAGCAAGGTTATCTGGCTCTAAGCCGACATTTGCTGCCGCCCGTTGAATCGCTGCTTGAACAGAAAAGTCTCCACAACCTGGGCACCAGTTTGGCTTTATTTTGTTACGAAACTCTTTAAATGTCGCCATCTTAGACCAACTCCTTGCATGATTGATGTAATTCATTCGGCAAGAATGGATTTCCATCATATTTTAATAGATTTTGAATTTTGTCCGTTCCGATATTCATCTTAATAATCGTAGCAAGCTGAGCTGTCGCATTATTCTCTACTACAACGACTTTTTTAGCGCGATCAATCAAAGGCTTTAGTTCATCTGCTGGGAACGGGTGCAAGAGACGCACTTGAGCATGGTTTACTTTTACTCCGTCAGCTTCAAGACGCGGCATTGCTTCTTGAATCGTTCCGCGGGTTGAGTTAACACCGATTACTAACAAATCTGCCTCGTCATGCTTGGCATCTACAAATAATGGATCTTTAAACTGTTTTGGCAGATTATTCACTTTGCGCATACGTTTATCCATTTGCGCTTTACGATTTTCTGGACTTTCTGATGGTTTTCCTGTCTCATCATGTTCAACACCCGTTACATGATGCACCCCATTTTTCATCCCTGGAATCACACGTGGTGAGATGCCGTCTTCTGTTACTTCATAACGCTTAAAGTACGCACTATTTTCTCTCTCAGGAAGCTCTGCTGCAAGATCTAGTTTGCCGCGGCGGATCTCCACTCGATTAAAATCAAGAGGTTCAACCGTTTGTTTCCCAAGGGACAAAGCTAAATCAGTAACCAGGATTACTGGGCATTGATATTCTTCGGCTAAATTAAATGCTTCTACTGTATCATAGAAAGCTTCTTCTACCGAGCTTGGAGCGATAACAATTTTAGGAATATCTCCATGAGTGCTGTAGATCATCGCCATTAAATCAGACTGCTCTTGTTTCGTTGGAAGTCCTGTACTAGGGCCTCCACGCTGTGTATCCATAATCACAAGCGGGGTTTCAGTCATACCTGATAAGCCGATCGCTTCAGCCATTAAGGAAAGACCAGGACCTGCAGAGGCTGTAAATGAACGTACACCGGCATAGTTTGCACCGATCGCCATTGTACAAGCTGCGATCTCATCTTCAGTTTGAATCACCGTTCCGCCAAATTCAGGGAGCTTTTTGATCATATATTCCATAATTTCTGATGCTGGTGTAATCGGGTAAGCAGCCATAAATCGGCTTCCTGCAGCTACCGCACCCATACCAATAGCATCGTTACCAATCATAAACATGCGTTTTTTTCCATCAGCTTTTTCCAGTTGTAAGTTTGGCAGGTTTCCATCTGCTTCTTCTTTAAAATGAGCCGCTCCTGCATGAATTGCTTCCATGTTTTTATCAACAATGGATTGGCCTTTTTTCAAAAAGATTTCTTCTACAACTTCACGGTATTCATCTGGCTCTAATCCTAAAATTGCACTAGAAGCCCCAACAGCAACCATGTTCTTCATTAATGAAGTACCTAGGTCATTTGCAATTTCTGTAAAAGGAACAGCGAATAAACGAGCTACACTTCCTTCAGGCAGCACTGGGTTAAATTTAGCATCTGCAATAACGACGCCTTCCTCACGAAGCTCATGAATATTGACATCTATCGTTTCTTGGTCAAATGCTACAAGAATATCTAAGTCATCTGAAATTGAATTCAGCGGTGTCGTACTAACGCGGATTTTATTATTTGTGTGACCACCTTTTATACGTGATGAAAAGTGACGATATCCATATAAATAGTACCCTAAACGGTTAAGTGCTGTTGCAAAGATTTCACCGGTACTTTCAATACCTTCACCCTGCTGCCCTCCAACTTTCCAAGACAATTGGTTTCTCATCTGCCCCACTCCTTTGGCTGTAGCCATTTTTCTCTATGTTCTATCTAAGTAATAATAAAAACTGAGTAATATTAAAAACTGAATAATAATGAAAAGTATTAAATAGAATAAGTGTATCATCATTCCGAGTAATTTAATAGATTTACTAACAATTGATTAAATGAAACATTTACTTTCAAACGTCATAATGATAGTCCTTCTCAAAGAAAAAAGCAAGTTTTTTCACCTTTAATTGACACAGAGTTCCATCTATAGACGAAAGCTGGAGAGAAATGAAAAAAGCGCAAGCCTAAGCGGCCTGCACTTTTTTAAAAATGATCATTGTCAGTCATTTACAAATGACTATCTCGGTTCAATAATAAGCTTAATGGCTGTCCGTTCTTCTCCATCAATTTGAATATCCGTAAAAGCTGGAATGCATACTAAATCAATGCCGCTTGGTGCAACAAACCCTCTAGCAATCGCAATAGCTTTAATCGATTGGTTGAGAGCTCCTGCTCCAATTGCTTGAATTTCTGCAGACCCTTTTTCACGGATAACACCGGCTAGAGCGCCAGCTACAGAATTTGGTGTAGATTTTGCTGAAACTTTTAATACTTCCATTTCTTGTACCTCCTCATACGTGTCTCAATTAGGTTATCTAGCCTTAGACGATGATGAACAGTTAGTTACTTAAATCACAGCACCTAGCCTTGTACAAGATGATGCTCTACTTCATACGTATTTCTACAACCCTACACTTATTCCTGTCTTTTTTACAAATGAAGCGAAGAAAGGAGCCATCATCTATTATTGATAAAATGGGTGATCCTCATTTATGAGTATTCGCTCGATAGATGTTGCGAGACCAGTTTTTGGATCTGCATCAATCACCACTCCACTTAATTGTTCCCTTCCTTCAGCAACTTCAAACCTAACAGGCATAGACGTTAAAAATTTATAAAGAACAGCTTCCTTATCTACGCCGAGTACGCCATCATAAGGCCCTGTCATCCCTACATCACACATGAAGGCCGTTCCTTTTGGCAACACTCGATTATCTGCAGTTTGGACATGTGTATGGGTCCCTACAACAGCAGTTACTCTACCATCTAAATACCAGCCCATTGCCTGCTTTTCACTCGTTGCTTCTGCATGAAAATCCACAAAAATGAATGGCGTTCGTTTGGACACTTCTTCAATGATCTCATCAGCTTTTTTAAATGGACAATCCGTTGGCTGCATAAATGTTCTGCCCATAAGATTTACAACTGCGACTTCTAATTGATTAATCTTAACCATCGTATAACCTGCACCAGGTGTGCCTGCCGGAAAATTCGCAGGACGTACAAGTGTCTTCGCATGATCGATAAATTCAAAAATTCCTTTATTATCCCAAGCATGATTACCGAGTGTAACGGCTTGGGCACCTGCTGATAGAAATCCTTTGTAAATCTTTTCTGTAATTCCTCGACCGGATGCCGCATTTTCCCCGTTAATAATTGTAACAGCCGGCTTGTAATGCTGTTTTAATTTCGGTACATATTCATCAATCATTTTACGGCCTGGTGCACCGTATACATCACCTATAAATAAAATTCTCATAATAACCCCTTTATGCATCTTCATTATGCTTTAATCATTGTAATCAAATCTTAGAAATCGAATCTTAGTTATCAAAACATTAAATTCAAATCATTGTATGTAAATCATAGCATGCTTTCAAAGTCGTTGCATCTTCAGACAAAAAGAAATAAAGTGGCAAAATGCCACTTTATTTAGCATACTCAACTGCCCTGGTCTCACGTATAACGGTAACGCGAATATGTCCTGGATAGTCAAGTTCATCTTCAATTTTCTTAGTGATATCTCGAGCAAGTTTATGAGCTCTCGTATCATCAACCACATCCGGTCTTACCATAATACGCACTTCACGACCAGCTTGGATCGCATACGTCTTTTCTACCCCTTCAAATGACTCTGATATTTCTTCTAGTTTCTCTAAACGACGAATGTACGTCTCAAGTGTTTCACGACGTGCACCTGGTCTTGCTGCAGATAGGGCATCTGCCGCTGCTACAAGTGTCGCTATGATAGAAGTTGCTTCAGTATCACCGTGATGGGAAGCAATGGAATTAATGACAACCGGGTGTTCTTTGTATTTCGTAGCCAGCTCAACACCAATTTCAACATGGCTTCCTTCTACTTCATGGTCAATTGCTTTACCGATATCATGAAGTAAGCCGGCACGCTTAGCTAATTTCACATCTTCACCTAAT carries:
- a CDS encoding 2-oxoacid:ferredoxin oxidoreductase subunit beta codes for the protein MATFKEFRNKIKPNWCPGCGDFSVQAAIQRAAANVGLEPDNLAVVSGIGCSGRISGYINAYGLHGVHGRALPIAQGVKMANKDLTVIASGGDGDGFAIGMGHTIHAIRRNIDVTYIVMDNQIYGLTKGQTSPRSDVGFKTKSTPNGSVESALNVMEMALTAGATFVAQSFSSDLKELTSLIEQGINHKGFSLINVFSPCVTFNKVNTYDWFKQNITKLSDVEEYDASNRMTAMQTLMQHNGLVTGLIYQNSQQPSYQELLDGYSDQPLAAQDLALDEEKFNKMMAEFM
- a CDS encoding 2-oxoacid:acceptor oxidoreductase subunit alpha; this translates as MRNQLSWKVGGQQGEGIESTGEIFATALNRLGYYLYGYRHFSSRIKGGHTNNKIRVSTTPLNSISDDLDILVAFDQETIDVNIHELREEGVVIADAKFNPVLPEGSVARLFAVPFTEIANDLGTSLMKNMVAVGASSAILGLEPDEYREVVEEIFLKKGQSIVDKNMEAIHAGAAHFKEEADGNLPNLQLEKADGKKRMFMIGNDAIGMGAVAAGSRFMAAYPITPASEIMEYMIKKLPEFGGTVIQTEDEIAACTMAIGANYAGVRSFTASAGPGLSLMAEAIGLSGMTETPLVIMDTQRGGPSTGLPTKQEQSDLMAMIYSTHGDIPKIVIAPSSVEEAFYDTVEAFNLAEEYQCPVILVTDLALSLGKQTVEPLDFNRVEIRRGKLDLAAELPERENSAYFKRYEVTEDGISPRVIPGMKNGVHHVTGVEHDETGKPSESPENRKAQMDKRMRKVNNLPKQFKDPLFVDAKHDEADLLVIGVNSTRGTIQEAMPRLEADGVKVNHAQVRLLHPFPADELKPLIDRAKKVVVVENNATAQLATIIKMNIGTDKIQNLLKYDGNPFLPNELHQSCKELV
- a CDS encoding stage V sporulation protein S; amino-acid sequence: MEVLKVSAKSTPNSVAGALAGVIREKGSAEIQAIGAGALNQSIKAIAIARGFVAPSGIDLVCIPAFTDIQIDGEERTAIKLIIEPR
- a CDS encoding TIGR00282 family metallophosphoesterase — protein: MRILFIGDVYGAPGRKMIDEYVPKLKQHYKPAVTIINGENAASGRGITEKIYKGFLSAGAQAVTLGNHAWDNKGIFEFIDHAKTLVRPANFPAGTPGAGYTMVKINQLEVAVVNLMGRTFMQPTDCPFKKADEIIEEVSKRTPFIFVDFHAEATSEKQAMGWYLDGRVTAVVGTHTHVQTADNRVLPKGTAFMCDVGMTGPYDGVLGVDKEAVLYKFLTSMPVRFEVAEGREQLSGVVIDADPKTGLATSIERILINEDHPFYQ